Proteins found in one Deltaproteobacteria bacterium genomic segment:
- a CDS encoding HAD family hydrolase has product MKGVWGKLSTESFPQGINQGFIEACPGGAVPGSLQAKRREELVEKAVVIFDLDGTLVDSSSDIAWAANRVLERFGHGVLDEEKIKECIGWGVRPLFESLMKGESAGTIERARLEFLDIYGGRLLVDTALYPGVTATLDAMAEAGKRMAVVTNKPAALTARIVEGLDLSRFFPLVLGGDSLPNKKPHPEPILKVLDTFGAAAREAVFVGDSAVDCRAARAAGTAFIGAAYGFRGRRELEEAGCDAVIDTFPRFLSIVR; this is encoded by the coding sequence TTGAAGGGGGTCTGGGGGAAACTTTCTACAGAAAGTTTCCCCCAGGGGATTAATCAGGGTTTCATCGAGGCTTGCCCCGGCGGTGCGGTTCCGGGGTCTCTGCAAGCGAAGCGCCGGGAGGAGTTGGTGGAGAAGGCGGTAGTCATATTCGACCTTGACGGCACGCTCGTGGACTCGAGCTCCGACATAGCGTGGGCGGCGAACCGGGTGCTCGAGCGTTTCGGCCACGGCGTCCTCGACGAGGAGAAGATAAAGGAATGTATCGGCTGGGGCGTGCGTCCGCTGTTCGAGTCGCTCATGAAGGGTGAGAGCGCCGGGACCATCGAGCGGGCGCGTCTTGAGTTCCTCGACATCTACGGCGGCCGTCTCCTCGTCGATACGGCACTCTATCCGGGCGTGACCGCCACACTGGACGCCATGGCGGAGGCCGGAAAGCGGATGGCCGTCGTGACCAACAAGCCGGCGGCCCTCACCGCGAGGATCGTCGAGGGGCTGGACCTCTCGCGTTTCTTTCCCCTCGTCCTCGGCGGCGACTCGCTCCCCAACAAAAAGCCCCATCCCGAGCCGATCCTCAAGGTGCTCGACACCTTCGGAGCCGCCGCCCGCGAGGCCGTCTTCGTGGGCGACAGCGCCGTGGACTGCCGGGCCGCCCGCGCCGCCGGCACGGCCTTCATCGGCGCCGCCTACGGCTTCAGGGGCCGCCGCGAGCTCGAAGAGGCGGGCTGCGACGCCGTCATCGACACCTTCCCCCGGTTCCTCTCCATCGTCCGGTGA